The Marinomonas sp. CT5 genome contains the following window.
GCTGGTGTCGATGGCTTGCAACCAACCACGTTCACCCCAAATTGGCGCTTCGTACATGCCGATGGTCATGACGTCATAAAGACCGCTTTTATTGGCAATATCTTGAGTCACGTTTTGGCGCAAAACGCCTTCTTCTAAAGTTACCCATTTCACTTTGATGTCAGGGTTGGCTTTTTCAAATTCGGGTGTGAGTTTTTGCATTTCGATCATATGGCCATTGTTTACAGTAGCCACTGTGATTTGAGTTGCTGAGAAGGCGCTGCTTGCTGCCATCGCAGCTGAAATAGATACCGCATAAGCTAGGGTATTCTTGGTAAGGCGTTTCATAGGTTTCCCCCGGTTTGGAGTTTCTTTGTTTTTATAGTCGTACCTAATTCTCGATAATTGCTCATCAAGTGATCATTAATATAGGGCATGTGATAATTGACCCGTTAATACATAAAACGCTAATACATGTACTATTTTGTTTCATTTTTAAGGGATTGATAGAAATTGAGTCAAATTAATACTCTTTTGTTGTCTGCTAACCGACGCTATCTTTTTGTCGAATAAGCTTTTATGTGATAAATATCAGTGAATGAAAGAATGGCATTTTCGTTTTTTTTGTATAAATGGCTATAATGGCGGCATTCTAAATCAAGGGAAATATCATGACTGAAACTAAAGATTCATTGAGTTTTAAACGCCTTAAAATGCAGTGTCGCCGTGGCATGTTGGAGCTTGATGTTTTACTCGAGCCTTTTTTGGCGGAAGTGTATTTAACGTTGGAAGAAGAAGATAAACAGCGTTTCGTTAATTTGCTCGCGCTTGAAGATCAAGATCTTTTCCCTTGGTTTATGCAAAGTGCTGTACCTGAAGATGCGGATCATGCGCGCATTGTTGATATTATTTTGACCCGTGTTCAGCCTGAAAACTACCGAGCTTAAATGCTCTTGGATTGGCATAATGCTTTGGCTAGTTTTAGCTTTGGCTTATGTCGCTCTGCTGCAAATCTTTTGGATGCCTGCCTTTTGGCGGGCATTGTTGTATTTAAGTGTTGGGCTTGGCGGGTTGGTGCTTATGGTTCAACGGTTTCGGCAGCCTTTACGAAAAATCGGTATTGATGATCAAGGGGGATTCATTTTTGATTTAGGTGTTTATGAAAGGTTGCTTTTTATCCGTGCTAATAGCCTTCAGTTGATTGCTAAGGTAGATAAGGAAAAAAGTTTATTTCGTCGAGTTTGGCCTAAATACCGTGTGATATATCGAGATAGTTTGTCGAGTAGAGAATATAAAATATTGCGTTCTTATGCGGCGCAACAAATTTTGTTGCGCCGCAGTGAAGAAGCGAAAAACCATTAGATTGGGTGCTTAATCTGCTTTTTTAGGCGCCAGTATCGTTGGTAAGCTCGAAGGGAGTTTATTAGGGTAGTCTAGTGTGAAGTGTAACCCTCGGCTCTCTTTGCGAGACATGGCAGAGCGTATAATTAAATCGGCGACAACAGCCAAATTTCTGAGCTCTAGTAAATCACTGGACACTTTGTAGTTAGTATAAAATTCCTGAATTTCAGACAATAATAAATCAACACGGTGTTTTGCTCTCAAAAGACGTTTGTCGGTTCTCACTATGCCTACATAATCCCACATAAAGCGCCTTAGCTCTTGCCAGTTATGGGTAATTACGACGTCTTCATCTGAGTTTGTTACCTGACTTTCATCCCAATCAGGAATCATCACATCATTGGTTAGTTTATGGTTTTCAGCAATTTGACGCGCAGCAGAGCGAGCAAACACAATACATTCTAAAAGCGAATTACTGGCCAGACGGTTGGCGCCATGAAGACCGGTGTAAGCGGTTTCACCAACGGCATAAAGATTCTCAATGTCCGTTGCACTATGACGATTTACAACTACTCCTCCACAGGTGTAATGGGCCGCCGGCACAACGGGAATTGGTCCCTTGGTCATATCGTGACCATACTCTAAGCAACGTTTATAGATGGTTGGAAAGTGTTCTTTGATGAAAACTGGATCTTTATGCGAAATATCCAATAATACATGGTTTACCCCAAGGCGTTTCATCTCATGGTCTATGGCGCGAGCAACAATGTCGCGTGGAGCCAGTTCTTCTCGCTCATCAAACTGTGCCATAAAACGTGTACCGTCTGGTAGTAAGAGTCTTCCGCCTTCTCCACGTACTGCCTCTGATATCAGAAATGTTTTCGCTTTAGCATCATAAAGGCAGGTGGGGT
Protein-coding sequences here:
- a CDS encoding succinate dehydrogenase assembly factor 2 is translated as MTETKDSLSFKRLKMQCRRGMLELDVLLEPFLAEVYLTLEEEDKQRFVNLLALEDQDLFPWFMQSAVPEDADHARIVDIILTRVQPENYRA
- the nadB gene encoding L-aspartate oxidase, with the protein product MSRHYKHDIVIIGAGAAGLTLALELADQHHVAILTKADIREGSTLYAQGGVAAVLSDKDTIDSHINDTINAGVELGDPEAIRFTVEHSKESIDWLIDQGVPFTRYGESEEYHLTKEGGHSHRRIIHSADATGLAISKTLIKNASNHPNIEFFPDRVAIDVVTTKKLGISGQNRAVGVYALNLNDDSIDVFHGRFVSLACGGSSKVYLYTSNPDTASGDGIAMAWRAGCRVANMEFNQFHPTCLYDAKAKTFLISEAVRGEGGRLLLPDGTRFMAQFDEREELAPRDIVARAIDHEMKRLGVNHVLLDISHKDPVFIKEHFPTIYKRCLEYGHDMTKGPIPVVPAAHYTCGGVVVNRHSATDIENLYAVGETAYTGLHGANRLASNSLLECIVFARSAARQIAENHKLTNDVMIPDWDESQVTNSDEDVVITHNWQELRRFMWDYVGIVRTDKRLLRAKHRVDLLLSEIQEFYTNYKVSSDLLELRNLAVVADLIIRSAMSRKESRGLHFTLDYPNKLPSSLPTILAPKKAD